In Leptolyngbya sp. FACHB-261, a genomic segment contains:
- a CDS encoding DUF2382 domain-containing protein — protein sequence MALLKLKDFDPNYREFFGGGDIKGLDVYSDDTQEKVGKVNDVLVDENGRFRYLVVDVGFWFFGKKVLVPVGRSRIAIDHDARRVYVMGLSKKQAEDLPEFDEHQGINDDYEERVRGVYRTTPATPATERMISPVVPMDASPVPMMDSSAFHENPLRETTLHSTSVQDNFIQPSPIQSAPIPSEPIQLTPVQAYSTSPRSLYQERQDGIAIPPQTLPQSAPTTPQVDTLSRGETYDYHSDPGLYNLNSPDHEVLRLYEERLIANRKRQKAGEVAIGKHVETETARVSVPVEKEHVIIERSTPTNNTVFEATDNDFVDGEVARIEVYEETARIRREPFVREEVRLKKEVYQDTVEAEETLRREKLDIDTQGHPTVDRRIETQGNSVVEQRMDRKVSRFPEDWTK from the coding sequence ATGGCTCTACTTAAACTCAAAGATTTTGACCCCAATTATCGAGAATTTTTTGGTGGGGGCGACATCAAGGGCTTAGATGTCTACTCGGATGATACCCAGGAAAAGGTCGGCAAGGTCAATGATGTTCTAGTCGATGAAAACGGTCGGTTTCGCTACCTCGTCGTCGATGTCGGTTTTTGGTTTTTTGGCAAGAAAGTTTTAGTGCCTGTAGGCCGCTCCCGCATTGCGATTGACCACGATGCACGCCGAGTTTATGTGATGGGGCTCAGCAAAAAGCAGGCAGAAGATTTGCCTGAGTTTGATGAGCATCAGGGCATCAACGACGACTACGAAGAACGAGTGCGCGGGGTTTATCGCACAACTCCTGCAACGCCCGCTACTGAGCGCATGATTAGCCCAGTGGTGCCCATGGATGCATCGCCGGTCCCAATGATGGATAGCAGTGCCTTTCATGAAAACCCCCTGCGGGAAACCACCCTCCACAGCACCTCAGTTCAAGATAATTTCATCCAGCCCAGCCCAATTCAAAGTGCTCCAATTCCAAGCGAGCCTATCCAGCTCACACCAGTGCAAGCCTATTCAACATCTCCACGCAGTCTCTATCAGGAACGGCAGGATGGAATTGCAATTCCACCGCAAACCCTACCTCAATCAGCACCTACCACTCCTCAAGTAGATACGCTTTCTAGGGGAGAAACTTATGACTATCACAGTGACCCTGGGTTGTATAACCTCAATAGCCCCGATCATGAAGTGCTTAGACTGTATGAGGAACGGCTGATTGCCAACCGTAAGCGTCAGAAAGCGGGTGAAGTAGCAATTGGCAAGCATGTTGAAACTGAAACGGCGCGAGTTTCGGTACCAGTTGAAAAGGAGCATGTGATCATCGAACGTTCTACCCCAACTAACAACACTGTGTTTGAAGCCACTGACAATGATTTCGTGGATGGTGAAGTTGCGCGCATTGAAGTCTATGAGGAAACGGCCCGTATCCGCCGTGAGCCTTTTGTTCGTGAAGAAGTGAGGCTGAAGAAAGAGGTATATCAAGACACGGTCGAAGCCGAAGAAACCCTTCGCCGCGAGAAATTGGACATTGACACCCAGGGCCATCCAACTGTGGATAGAAGGATTGAAACTCAGGGTAACTCAGTTGTAGAGCAAAGAATGGATCGAAAAGTGAGCCGTTTTCCGGAAGACTGGACCAAATAG
- a CDS encoding peptidase, producing MTYCLGLLTQSGLVFTSDSRTNAGVDSVATYAKLFDFSQEGDRVLVIMTSGNLSSSQSVMSLLKQDLEDAGAENLHNLPSMYAVARYLGSKNRTIAEWDRPSLESSNISFSSRMIVGGQIKGQAHELYLIYTEGNCIQATPETPFLQLGETKYGKPILDRAFRYESSLEDAARCALISMDATMRSNLGVGPPIEIVAYTADSLRISQRCRLGEQDEFLINTRRQWEQELQRLVALMPPVPWDGCGC from the coding sequence ATGACTTACTGTCTCGGCCTGCTGACCCAGAGTGGGTTGGTGTTCACCTCTGACAGCCGAACCAATGCTGGGGTGGACAGCGTGGCAACCTACGCTAAGTTGTTCGATTTCAGTCAAGAGGGAGACCGAGTCCTGGTCATTATGACCTCTGGCAACCTATCGTCCTCCCAGTCAGTGATGTCGCTGCTGAAACAGGATCTAGAAGATGCAGGCGCAGAGAACTTGCATAACCTGCCCTCTATGTATGCGGTTGCTCGCTATCTGGGTTCTAAAAATCGGACGATTGCTGAATGGGACCGCCCTAGTCTGGAAAGCTCAAATATCTCTTTCAGCTCGCGGATGATTGTGGGCGGTCAGATCAAGGGGCAAGCTCATGAGTTGTATCTGATTTACACCGAAGGCAACTGCATTCAAGCAACGCCCGAAACGCCATTTCTGCAATTGGGCGAAACCAAATACGGTAAGCCAATCCTAGACCGCGCCTTTCGCTATGAAAGCAGCCTGGAGGATGCGGCCCGTTGCGCCCTTATCTCGATGGATGCCACCATGCGCAGCAACTTGGGTGTGGGTCCGCCGATCGAAATTGTGGCTTACACAGCCGACAGCCTGCGCATCAGCCAACGCTGTCGCTTGGGCGAACAAGATGAGTTTCTGATCAACACTCGTCGCCAGTGGGAGCAGGAGTTGCAAAGATTGGTTGCACTTATGCCACCGGTTCCTTGGGATGGCTGCGGTTGCTGA
- a CDS encoding TAXI family TRAP transporter solute-binding subunit: MGPLSWGGLLLSFLLSSCAAWTEPIKLSSGEAGSYKALGQQISHSAQAVGDLQVQDAYNSPGSKTNLERLLRGETDFALVQLDLVRDAIRKQQRGQNQPSRGPQLQTVAVLANEYVHVITQANSRIRTVADLQGQQVALGAQGTGIRFTSSQLLTAANVSVIVDEATLADAFKKLKAGKIAALVYVGSLGTSGTVRAELNTGRTLRLVPIQRSLANYLTVQNSGSYQSVTIPAGAYRSLPPLPPTNLLTLSTATVLVTRADVDREKVSRMTWALMSTAQEYLPFFDPTLAAQGVEPLLREGLVYVHPGAQAVFDYGDPGATWLRYWQQNQDLQAGAVILVGTSAIGLFVQWLRRRQSRKLIAQTYDKISQLQNSLQHNPQEALVGVEDLRQAHLQQSLDGQVAAETYEQLERITRAFEGQCRTALEQQQQDCAQNALLLVDQWQSMLLADPNVALKQLEYFQQSYQAMFSQKRIDLQTYLRLRELILMSLMLLNPKLPARTTPATSEPSTVDWTR, translated from the coding sequence GTGGGCCCACTGAGTTGGGGAGGACTGCTGCTGTCATTCCTGTTGAGCAGTTGTGCAGCCTGGACCGAGCCAATTAAGCTTTCCAGTGGTGAGGCGGGCAGCTACAAGGCGCTTGGACAACAAATTAGTCACTCTGCACAAGCGGTTGGCGATCTCCAAGTCCAAGATGCCTACAACTCGCCAGGTTCAAAAACTAATCTAGAGCGTCTGCTCAGGGGCGAAACCGACTTTGCTCTCGTGCAGTTGGATTTAGTCAGGGATGCTATTCGCAAACAGCAACGAGGCCAAAATCAACCAAGCCGAGGCCCGCAACTTCAAACTGTTGCAGTGCTGGCTAACGAGTATGTGCATGTGATTACCCAGGCGAATTCTCGGATTCGCACTGTTGCCGATCTGCAAGGCCAACAAGTTGCCTTGGGTGCGCAAGGAACGGGTATTCGCTTCACTTCTAGCCAACTGTTAACAGCAGCCAATGTCAGCGTCATTGTTGATGAAGCAACTTTGGCAGATGCGTTTAAGAAACTGAAGGCTGGCAAGATTGCCGCTCTAGTTTACGTTGGCAGCTTGGGCACGAGCGGGACGGTAAGGGCAGAGCTAAATACGGGACGCACCTTGCGTTTGGTACCGATCCAGCGCAGTCTGGCTAACTACCTCACAGTTCAAAATTCCGGGTCTTATCAGTCTGTAACCATTCCAGCCGGAGCTTACCGTTCGCTGCCACCACTGCCTCCCACTAATCTACTGACGCTCTCGACGGCGACGGTGCTGGTGACTCGTGCGGATGTAGACCGCGAGAAAGTCAGCCGCATGACTTGGGCGCTGATGTCTACAGCTCAGGAGTATCTACCCTTCTTTGATCCAACTTTGGCAGCTCAAGGGGTTGAGCCACTGCTCCGGGAAGGCTTAGTTTATGTGCATCCTGGTGCGCAGGCGGTGTTCGACTACGGTGACCCAGGCGCAACCTGGTTACGGTACTGGCAGCAGAACCAGGACTTGCAGGCTGGAGCCGTAATTTTAGTGGGCACCAGTGCAATCGGCTTATTCGTGCAATGGCTGCGACGACGACAATCAAGAAAGTTAATCGCTCAGACGTACGACAAGATCAGCCAACTGCAGAACTCACTACAGCACAACCCTCAAGAAGCCCTTGTCGGAGTGGAAGATCTACGTCAAGCGCACTTGCAGCAGTCGCTAGATGGACAAGTTGCAGCTGAAACTTACGAGCAGCTAGAACGTATCACCCGTGCCTTCGAAGGCCAGTGTCGAACTGCCTTGGAGCAACAGCAGCAAGACTGTGCGCAAAACGCTCTACTACTCGTGGATCAATGGCAAAGCATGTTACTTGCCGATCCCAATGTTGCCCTTAAGCAACTGGAATACTTCCAGCAAAGCTACCAAGCTATGTTTTCACAAAAGCGAATAGATCTGCAAACTTATCTGCGCCTTCGGGAGCTGATCCTGATGTCCCTTATGCTCTTGAATCCCAAGCTACCCGCAAGAACAACACCAGCAACCTCGGAGCCAAGCACTGTTGACTGGACCCGATAA